A segment of the Panacibacter ginsenosidivorans genome:
TTCTGTGGATAAAAGCAATGTCACCTGCTGAAAGGTATAACTACATTTGCTGTATGAAATTTACGCAATCCAATCTCGATAAACTGGAAGATATTTTGAGTGAATCTGGTTATACTACGCGGTATGAAAGAGGAACTTTCCAGAGCGGCTGGTGTTTGCTGGAGCAGAAAAGAATGGTGGTGCTCAATAAATTTTTAGATACAGAAGGCCGCATAAATACCTTACTTGAACTGATCCCTCAATTACAAATAGAATTTGACAAGCTCACACATGAGTCTCAGAAATTATATGAAGAGGTAATGAAGAAATCGGTGATTGAAACAAAATAGTCCATTATTTTTGGCCTGTGAGCCAACCTCATCTCCACATAACATTTCTTGGAACAGGCACCAGTACCGGTGTGCCTATGATAGCTTGTCCATGCGAAGTATGCGCCTCGACAAATCCAAAAGATAAAAGATTACGCAGCAGTATTTTGGTGAAATCTGAAACAACAACTATTGTTGTTGATACCACACCTGACTTTCGGCAACAAATGTTGCGTATTGATAATAGAAAACTGGATGCCGTATTGTTCACGCATCCGCATAAAGATCATACTGCAGGCCTGGATGATGTAAGAGCGTACAATTTCTTTTCGAATCGTGCGATGGAAGTTTATGCCAACTCGCTTACAGAAGAAGCTTTAAAAAGAGAATTTGCTTATGTGTTCTCAGATAAACGCTACCCGGGCATCCCGGAAATTAATTTGAATACTATTGACGAGATTCCTTTTTTTATCGGCGATATAAAAGTAACGCCTATACAGGTATGGCATTATAAAATGCCTGTGTATGGCTTTCGCTTCGGAAATTTTACATATATTACTGATGCGAACAGGATTGAGGAAAATGAAAAGCAAAAGATCAGAGGGTCTGAAGCTCTTGTATTAAATGCACTGCGAAAAGAAGATCATATCTCGCATTTTACTTTAAAACAAGCAGTTGATCTTGCGCAGGAACTCGAAGTGCCAAGAGTTTATTTTACGCATATCAGTCACCAGTTAGGAAAACATGATGAAATAGATGCCATGTTGCCAAAAGGCATTCAATTAGCTTATGATAATTTACAGATCAGCATATAACCCTACATGAGAATTAGTTGAAAAATTAATTTTTTATGGCAAACAAAATTTGGAAAGATTATTTCACTTTTACTAAAGGTGAACGTGCATCAGTTTTTATTTTCCTGGGTATCTTGATCATTAGTATTATTGTTCCCTTTTTTTATGCAAAATCATTTGCACCACCAGTTGTTGATGAAATTTTGCAAAAGCAGCTTGATTCGGTTTTAGGAAATATACAGGAAGATTCTGCTGTAAATAATTTAGACAAAATACAACAAACAAAGAATTCCATTGATTCTATAAAACTTTTCTACTTTGATCCAAATACACTTGATGCAGCAGGATTTAAGCAACTTGGTTTAAGAGATAAAACCATTCAGACAATTATCAATTACAGAAGTAAAGGAGGGCACTTTAAAACTGCAGAGGATATTCGCAAAATTTATGGCCTCGAAGAGGAAGAAGCAAACAAACTCATTCCATTTATAAAAATTGCAAACCGCTACTCCAACAAAGAAGAAGAATCAGCTTATGAAAACAATCAAGAAAAACCTAAATCAGTAATAAAAAAAATAGACATAAATACTGCAAGTGAGGAAGATTTTAAAGCTTTGCCTGGCATAGGAGATATACTTAGTAAGCGCATTATAAAATTCAGGAACAGTATACATGGTTTTAAATCTATAAATGATGTCAGCAAAACATATGGCTTATCTGATTCAGCTTTCCAACTTATTCTACCCTATCTCACTCTTTCGGGTGATAACTAAAATTTAAATTCAAACTTGTTAGTGAATCCACTACATTTGCGAACTAACAAATGTTAGCTATGAATTTTCAACAACAAGAAATAACCAAACAAGTAGCAGATACAGCCAGGAATTTTGCACACCAATACATAAAGCCTCATGTAATGAAATGGGATGAAACACAACATTTTCCTATAGAAGTTTTCAAGGAATTGGGTAATCTCGGAATGATGGGTGTTTTTGTTCCTGAACAATATGGAGGCTCTGGTCTTGGATACTTTGAATATAAAACTGTAATTGAAGAAATCTCTAAAGTCTGTGGCTCAATTGGGCTTAGCGTTGCAGCACACAATTCACTTTGCACAGGTCATATCCTTTCTTTTGGCAATGAAGACCAAAAACAAAAATATCTTCCAAAACTTGCATCTGCAGAATGGATCGGTGCATGGGGACTTACAGAACCAAACACCGGCAGTGATGCAGGCAACATGAAATGTACCGCCATAAAAGACGGCAATAACTGGATTATTAACGGGACCAAGAACTGGATCACCCATGGCAAAACAGGGGATGTTGCAGTAGTAATTGCAAGAACCGGAGAACCACGCACAAAAGACAATTCAACAGCATTTGTTGTAGAGCGTGGTACTAAAGGTTTTATGGGTGGCAAGAAAGAAAACAAGCTTGGTATGCGTGCCAGCGAAACTGCAGAAATGATCTTTGATAACTGCACTATTTCAGACGCTCAACGCCTTGGCGAAGTGGGCGCTGGTTTTAAACAAGCCATGAAAGTTTTGGATGGCGGACGTATTTCCATTGCTTCACTTTCTTTGGGCATTGCAAAAGGAGCTTATGAAGCCGCACTGCAATATTCAAAAGATCGTCATCAATTTGATCAGCCCATTTCAAATTTTCAGGGCGTAAGCTTTAAACTTGCAGATATGGCAACAGAGATAATGGCTGCAGAACTCATTACACTCAAAGCATGTGATCTTAAGAATCGCGGAGAGAAAGTAACCCGGGAAGCCGCCATGGCAAAATATTATGCCAGCGAAGTTGCTGTAAAAGTTGCCAATGATGCCGTGCAGATCTTTGGTGGCAATGGTTATACAAAAGAATTTCCGGTAGAAAAATTTTATCGCGATGCCAAGCTTTGTACTATCGGAGAAGGCACTTCCGAAGTGCAGAAGATCGTTATTGCAAGGGAAAGTTTGAATGGATAGTTTTATAAACCAAGCTTTAGAATCAGCATTAAATTTTTGTTGCGTCGCACTCTTGTACTTTCTGATCTTTGTGCAACATTATAAACCGCAGAGATGCAAAGGCGCAGTAAATATTTTTTTTACGCCATTTAGTTTTCCATTGCTGCTTATGCTCAAACGTACAAGAGTGCGACGCAACAGTTGATGACATGAAAACTGAAGCCGAAACCATAAAATAAAAAAAGCAACGCTATTAACGTTGCTTTCAAATTATCTAAAAAAATTTCTTAAGCTACTTTCAGCATATTCAATTTGCTGTTGCCCAGTTTCTCTGCTGCATATTCAAGTGAAACATCTAATTTCTCTACTCCTGTACCCGGTAATTCAAACATGGCATCTGTAAGAATATGTTCACAAATAGTTCTTAATCCTCTTGCACCCAATTTATATTCCAATGCTTTCTTCACCATAAAATCAAGTACTTCATCTTCTATCTTCAGTGCTATGCCTTCATATTCAAACAAGCGTGTGTATTGCTTTACAAGGCTGTTCTTAGGTTCGGTAAGAATGGAGCGAAGTGTCTTTGCATCCAGCGGGTCAAGATGTGTAACAACCGGCAACCGGCCCAGCAATTCGGGAATCAAACCAAATGATTTAAGATCTTGTGCATTTACAAACTGCAAAAGGTTTTGACGTTGTTGCTCCTGTTCATTTTTATTTACATTAAACCCAATTGCATTCGTATTGATACGGCGTGCAATCACTTTATCGATACCATCAAATGCGCCACCGCATATAAAAAGAATATTGCTCGTATTCAGCTTGATCATCTTTTGCTCAGGATGTTTCCTGCCGCCTTGTGGTGGCACTAATACTTCCGTCCCTTCCAGCATTTTTAAAAGGCCCTGTTGTACTCCTTCGCCGCTTACATCACGGGTAATAGATGGATTATCTCCTTTACGGGCAATCTTATCAAGTTCGTCAATGTATACAATACCTTTTTCTGCAGCAGCTACGTCGTAGTTACAAACCTGCAGCAACCGGGTAAGCATGCTTTCAACATCTTCACCAACATAACCCGCTTCTGTAAATACAGTTGCATCAACAATAGCAAAAGGAACATTCAATAGACGTGCAATTGTTTTTGCAAGCAATGTTTTGCCCGTACCTGTTTCCCCAACCATAATGATGTTGCTTTTTTCTATTTCAACCTCATCATTCTGTTGCTTCTGAGTAATTCTTTTGTAATGATTGTAAACCGCAACTGATAATATCTTCTTTGCATCTGTTTGACCAATCACATACTCATCCAGAAACTGTTTTATCTCCATCGGTTTGCGAATGTTAAACCGATATTGCGTTGTTTGAATCTCGTGTCTTTTCTGTAGCTCCTGTACAATGATCTCCTGGGCATGCTCTACACAATTTTCGCAGATATGCCCTTCCTGGCCGGCAATAAGGATTTTCACCTCATCACGGCTTTTCCCACAAAAGGAACAATGTAAATTTGTTTGTTTTGCCATAATAAATGCAGCGATTTAAGTATTTGTGGGGTTTCAG
Coding sequences within it:
- a CDS encoding MBL fold metallo-hydrolase, giving the protein MSQPHLHITFLGTGTSTGVPMIACPCEVCASTNPKDKRLRSSILVKSETTTIVVDTTPDFRQQMLRIDNRKLDAVLFTHPHKDHTAGLDDVRAYNFFSNRAMEVYANSLTEEALKREFAYVFSDKRYPGIPEINLNTIDEIPFFIGDIKVTPIQVWHYKMPVYGFRFGNFTYITDANRIEENEKQKIRGSEALVLNALRKEDHISHFTLKQAVDLAQELEVPRVYFTHISHQLGKHDEIDAMLPKGIQLAYDNLQISI
- a CDS encoding ComEA family DNA-binding protein, producing the protein MANKIWKDYFTFTKGERASVFIFLGILIISIIVPFFYAKSFAPPVVDEILQKQLDSVLGNIQEDSAVNNLDKIQQTKNSIDSIKLFYFDPNTLDAAGFKQLGLRDKTIQTIINYRSKGGHFKTAEDIRKIYGLEEEEANKLIPFIKIANRYSNKEEESAYENNQEKPKSVIKKIDINTASEEDFKALPGIGDILSKRIIKFRNSIHGFKSINDVSKTYGLSDSAFQLILPYLTLSGDN
- a CDS encoding acyl-CoA dehydrogenase family protein → MNFQQQEITKQVADTARNFAHQYIKPHVMKWDETQHFPIEVFKELGNLGMMGVFVPEQYGGSGLGYFEYKTVIEEISKVCGSIGLSVAAHNSLCTGHILSFGNEDQKQKYLPKLASAEWIGAWGLTEPNTGSDAGNMKCTAIKDGNNWIINGTKNWITHGKTGDVAVVIARTGEPRTKDNSTAFVVERGTKGFMGGKKENKLGMRASETAEMIFDNCTISDAQRLGEVGAGFKQAMKVLDGGRISIASLSLGIAKGAYEAALQYSKDRHQFDQPISNFQGVSFKLADMATEIMAAELITLKACDLKNRGEKVTREAAMAKYYASEVAVKVANDAVQIFGGNGYTKEFPVEKFYRDAKLCTIGEGTSEVQKIVIARESLNG
- the clpX gene encoding ATP-dependent Clp protease ATP-binding subunit ClpX, translated to MAKQTNLHCSFCGKSRDEVKILIAGQEGHICENCVEHAQEIIVQELQKRHEIQTTQYRFNIRKPMEIKQFLDEYVIGQTDAKKILSVAVYNHYKRITQKQQNDEVEIEKSNIIMVGETGTGKTLLAKTIARLLNVPFAIVDATVFTEAGYVGEDVESMLTRLLQVCNYDVAAAEKGIVYIDELDKIARKGDNPSITRDVSGEGVQQGLLKMLEGTEVLVPPQGGRKHPEQKMIKLNTSNILFICGGAFDGIDKVIARRINTNAIGFNVNKNEQEQQRQNLLQFVNAQDLKSFGLIPELLGRLPVVTHLDPLDAKTLRSILTEPKNSLVKQYTRLFEYEGIALKIEDEVLDFMVKKALEYKLGARGLRTICEHILTDAMFELPGTGVEKLDVSLEYAAEKLGNSKLNMLKVA